CGGCAGGTGCTGCACCCGGGCCTGATCTCCCAGGTGCAGATGGACCTGCAGCTGATGAAGATGGGCAGCCGGCTGTTGGGCCTTCTGCCCGGAGTCCAGTGGCTCAGCTTGCCTGAGATCGTGGAAGAGTTCGAGAAGCTCATGGTCCAGCAGGTAAAGTCACATGCCTCAGTAGCACCTCCCTGTCCGGCGCTGGCCAGCAGCAGCGAGGCCAGTGCGTGAAGGCGGGCAGGGAAGGCCACTGCTCAGTGTGGTCGTTGCACAGAGCGGAGGCAGGcccacctctgcactcagggcctgGCTTCCTCCCACGGCCGCCTTGTCACCCGGAGTCAGTGTGGCCGAGGGACAGAGCAGGAGGCCTGGAGTGGTGACGGCGAGTCTCTgttggaatttttgtttgtttttgggtcacacccggcgatgcacaggggttactcctggcggtgctcgggggaccatatgggatgctgggaatagaacccaggttggtcgtgtgcaaggtaaacaccctacccgctgtgctatcgctccagccccttggttggaatattttattttattttttttgctttttgggtcacaccccgcgatgcacaggggttactcctggttctacactcaggaattactcctggcggtgctcaggggaaccatatgggatgctgggattcgaacccgggttggctgcgtgcaaggcaaacgccctacccgctgtgctattgctccagccccggaatatttttttttttaaagaactttattttctttttgggtcacacccggtgatgcacaggggtcactcctggctctgcactcaggaattacccctggcggtgttcaggggaccatatgggatgctgggaatcgaacccggggccggccgcgtgcaaggcaaatgctctacccactgtactatcgctccagcccctctgttggaATGCTGAGGGGTAAAGATACTCAGACTCAGAGCTGGACACatagaaaaatttattgaaaaaagaaaCTCTCGGGCCGGAAGGGTCTTAATTTAGGACTATATCAAGTTTGGGTCATTTTGTGGCATTTTTGTAGGAAAACTGGGTTTTTGTGTTACCTGGCAAAGGAGCAGGGGGTTCCCATCCGCTTCCCGGAGATGTCTTATGAATTGAGGCCCGTGGGAGTTGCTAATAATCTGTTGTTCCTATTGTGGATGGAGGTGGGGAGACTGGGGTTCCTTGATGATGATGGACCTTTATTTAAGACCTTTCAACTGACCTCAGCTCAGGTCTCGCCCTTATCTCAGTCTTCTGTGAGCCTGCGGCCTGGGGCAGAATTCATGCTCCCAGAAAGGGTGGATAGTCCAGCAGGCTGGGTGCCTGCCTTGAAAGTGGCCCACCCTGGTTGAACCCTGGGGTGGTCCCCGAGGGCAGAGCCCGTGGTAAGCCCTTAGCATGGGGTGTGGCCGGGATAAGGTGCCTGtcatttggggactggagagagagctgcCAAAGGTCGCAGCCAAGGGAAAGGCGCCCCCTGCTGGGGAGAAGGAGAGTCGAAATCCGACGCCCTGCAGGGGACCCGCCCCTAGCTCTGAGGACCCCCAGGTCACAGAGTGCCACCCCTGGAACCCCTCCAGTTACCCGGGAGCCGTGGAGGGGGTGTGGGCGGAGGTGCACCTCGGGAGCGGCTCGTCTGCTCTGCGCCACCTGCTCCCCGTTTCCCGTTTGCCTCCGTTTCCCCACAGATTGACCTGCGTTACGAGGCTCGGAATCTCGAACACTTCCAGTGCAACTTCCTGAATGTGAATTCCGTCAAGTTCCCCACCCCTCTGCGGCCCTTTGTCACCAGGGAGGTCTTGGTGGAGACTTACGAGGTGAGGCAGGCTGTCCCTGAACGcgggggacggggcagggggccGCCCTCGGCCCGAGACCCCCAAGGCTGTGCCTGTTAGTGCCGTCAGTGCAGGGAGCCCGAGTGACTCCGGAGGGTGCCACCCTGGGACCCCGTAGCTCAGAGGGTccagccctatccgctgtgtggCCTTGAGCAAGTCACTTCATCTCTCTGGGCTTTAGTCCTCTTGTTTGCCTGTTAGGGTAGAAGAGCGTCACCAGGGCTGCTTGGACGATCGAACTAGcctgggtggggagtgggagcggCCGTGCCAGGGCACCCCGTCTGGCCTGGGCCTGGGCGTGGCCCTAGTTTTCCCCAGCCTCATCACAtcgaccccagcactgcagaagcTGACCCCTGCGCCCAGCACTGAGCACGGAGACACCCCCATTCCCAAGCACagcttgttttattattatttttttctttttgggtcacactgggtgatgcacaggggttgctcctggatgtacactcaggaattactcttggcggtgctcagggatgctgggaatcgaacccgggttggccacgtgcaaggcaaacgccctctctgctgtgctattgctccagccccccgagcaCAGCTCGTATTCGCAAAAATGAACCCACCCAAATGTGCACACTCCACCCTCTCACGCTTCTCTCTTTCCCCGTCATTTTTCCTGCCTGGGCTCAGGAACGAACAAACTGTGGTTCTTTCATGCCCCCATAAgggcagattctttttttttttttttttctttttaccatgGTTTCATTAGGGATTTTGACAATTTTGTGTAGGTCAACTTCAGTTGAGACTATTCCGCAGACAAAATTttttgtggttctgggaatcggACCTAGGACcgcatgcgtgcaaggcaagcgccttccctgctgccgCTCCAGACCGTTTTTATATCGGCTCCTACCTGCTGGTGTCGgggactcctcctggctcaggggccaccctCACCAGTGTTGGGGACCAATAGCCCCGAGTACAGATTCCCTTGAGTCTGctgacctccctcccccccattatcattattttctgcttttggggtcacacctggtgatgctcaggggttactcctggctcatacactcaggaatcactcctgtcggtgctcaggggaccatatgggatgctgggaatcgaacccgggttggcaaacaccctacccgctgtgctatcgctccagcccccttgagccACATTTGGAGAGGACTCCGTGCAGTGCTGGATGGggcgtgtggtgctggggctcgcaCCCGAGCCTCCTGCATGTACTGTGTATGCTCAGGTGGTTCAGCGATGCTTCCGGCTTTCAGCCTTCTTTTGCTGTGGGTGGGAGAgccatggcagtgctgggggcgagGAGTGTCCTGAGGGGCGGGGGCAAGCCCAGGGCCTTGCGTGTTGAGTGTGTCTCCGCCgctctgagccacatccttgcCCCCACACTGGTTTGTTCtggcgcccgcccgccctgcccttAACCAGGACACTGGAAGCGGTGGGGGACAGAgccagtgtggggagggggcgctcCCCTTCTGAAAAGGGGTATGGAAGGGGCATGTGCTCCGGGGACAGACTCACTAGGGGCGCTTCGGGTCACCTTCTGCTCCGGGGGCCAGGATGCGGCTGTGGCCTTGGGGACACGGTGAGACAGGCAGGGCGCGCAGAGAGAGCGTGGGTCCCCTTCCCGTCGCAGGAGAGTGTGCCCGTGTCCAGCTTCCAGCAGGCCGGGACCCCAGTGCCCGTCAAGAGGAAGATTGCACGGCTGGGCATCAACATGCTGCTGAAGATGGTGTgtatggggggcggggtggggggtggggagacgcaGGGCTGAGACCACGTTGCGCCCCCATGCGGCGGGGGCCTACCTTTtgctctttggtttttgtttattattattatttgctttttttgggtcatacctggtgatgcacaggggttactcctggctctgcactcaggaattactcctggtggtgctcaggggaccatacgggatgctgggaattgaacctgggtcggccacgtgcaaggcaaataccctacccgctgtgctattgctccagcccctgctttttttttttttttttttctttttgggtcacacctagcaatgcacaggggtcactcctggctcatgtactcaggaatcacccctggcggtgctgaggggacgatatgggatgctgggatttgaacccgggtcagccgggtgcaacgcaaacgccctacccgctgtgctatcactccagtcccgctgctctttggttttgaggccacagctggcagttaGTCTGGGGTCTCCAGACAGTcctggggagaggtgggagaCCATGGTGTCGGGGGCTGAAACCGGGGCCCCCACATGCATGCCATCTATCTTTTTTTAAGAgtggggacacacctgatggtgcctgggggaccgtactgggtgccggggattgaacccgagtttgccgcatgcaaggccaaccccCTGCCTGCCgaaccacctctccagccccaacttgcttttatttttccttttgccttggggccacccccaggggtGGGTGTTGCTCCCGGGACCCCCTGGGGCTGGCAGCgcgggaggctgggggctggggttccTGCATGCGCTCCCTGGCCCGACGCTGCCTTCACGGGCGCCTGACTCTTTGCAGATATTTGTGGACAACTTCGTGCACGCCGACCTCCACCCGGGGAACATCCTGGTACAGGGCGCCGAGGGCTCTCCCGAGGGCCAGGGGCCCCCGCTGCCACCTGCTGCTGCCCCACACCCACTGCGTCTCGTGCTGCTGGATGCGGGCATCGTGGCCGAGCTGCAGGCCGCTGACCTGAGCAACTTCCGGGCCGTCTTCACGGCCGTGGCCTTGGGCCAGGTGAGAGCAGGCAGGCCGGGTGATGCCCGGaacctctgggctggagcagaaGGGGCCCTGAGGTGGCTCTGGTACCTGGGAGGGACCCTGTGCGCTGAGGGCCCAGCCTGGACGCAGGGATGGCACCGCGGGGGGCGTCCGAGCCTTTCGTCCTGTCCTGTCCTCTGTCCGCCTGCTGGCTGGCTGCCTTCTTGCTTTTGCTTCGGGACCTGCCGGGTCCGGGgcgagtggtgctggggactgagcccagacGTGTGCACCAGGCTGTGAGAGGCGCAGCGGAGGCCGCAGCCTCCACGGGCATCACGGCTGGGGACTGCCGGGCTCTGCTGGCCGAGGTGAAGCTTTGGAGAAAGGGATTCAGCACAGGGCGGCATGATGCAAACCCAGGATTCAGGGGGGACAGTGAAGAGCCCCCGGCCCCTGTGCAGGGTTTAGTGCCAGAATCTGGCCTTgcatctgtgaggccctgggttcgacccccagcaccacaagaacaaaactcccCAATCCCTCACAGGAAGACAAGACTCAGGGAAAGAGGGGAATGGGGAAATCAACAATGGCGACAACGAGGAGGCAGGGGGCCGGCTCCagagggagcagcccctgggcctgggccgAGCCCGTCTGCCCAAGAAGGGGTGCGAGGCATCAGTGGGACCACTGGGGCGGGCACACGGCGGGACCTGGGTCGGGGTGAAGGGGCAGAGGCGTGGCAGGCGGTGAGTGGTGAGGGACTCTGGGATGAAGCGTGGGGGGCcgaggcctggggcgggggcacGGGCCAGGCTGCTCGGCCAGCAATGCCTCCCGGAGCCCGAGCCACAGACGCTGGCCTCTGACCAGCCCGGGTCCGGGTGGGGGCTTTGAGAGTCCTTGGGGGTCAAGGCTAGGCAGAAGCAATGAAGAGGGGTTTGGGCAGAACatcttctgtttgggggcagtGTTGGGGCCCACCCGTGCAGTGCCCGGAACCGGGGCTGCGCTCTGCCCAGAgcccctctgtcccccccccctccccgcccctgcatcTCGCACCATCCTGGCCTCTGCCCCAAGCCGCCCGCCGACACCCTTTCCCTTGGCACCTCTCAGGGTCAGCGGGTGGCCGAGCTCATCCTGCATCACGCCCGGGCCAGCGAGTGCAAGGACGTGGAGGCCTTCAAGGCGGAGATGGCCAGGCTGGTGACGCAGGCCCGGGAGAAGACCATCACCCTGGAGAAGGTGAGCAGCTCCGAGGCTGGGCAGAGCGCGTGTtcccgggggtggagggggggggggttgggggtgcgaGGTCAGGGCCAGGGGGAGGAGCAAGGACCCCTCGCCTGCGCTGcagcccctctccctcttccagcTCCAGGTCTCCAGCCTCCTGTCCAGTGTCTTCAAGCTGCTGATGACTCACAAGGTGAGGTGCCAGGCGCGCCCCAGGACTCTGCCGTGGGGAGAGGTGCTTGTCCTACGGCagcttttgcctttttttctggtggtgctggggatcgaacctggggcctCATGCAAGTGCTTGATCATTGACCGATACCCTCAGCCcaacatctgttttttttttttctttttgggtcacacccagcgatgcccaggggttccacctggctctgcatctcaggaattactcctggcgatgctcgggggaccctatggggtgctgggaatcaaacctgggtcggccgtgtgcaaggcaaacgccctacctgctatacttttaTTCCAGCCccggttggttggtttgggggccacatctggcggtgctcagggccttcctAGCTGGCTGTGTGCCCAGGGGTTCCATGCTGCTGTCTGCGGGTGGGAGGCGGAGTGCAAAGCCGGGGTAGCCCACCGAGTCTCCTAGGCCTCAGGACTGTGCCTGGGGGGGCATCCGATCAAGCACCCCTGATCCTGAGGTGCAGACGCCCGTCTCAGCAGAGTGAACTTGGCCTGATTCAGCCGGTTCCtgcctttctcccctccgctTGCATGACGGGGGCTGGGGCTAACGGGGGTGATTCCTTGGTGTTTGGGTTAGGAGCCATCCCTGGATGGGATGAGGATGGCAGCTCcttcaggagtttttttttttttttgggggggggggttcacatctggagatgctcaggggttactcctggctcatgcactcaggaattactcctggtggtgctcgggggaccataagggatgctgggactcgaacccaggtcagccgcatgcaaggcagacaccctacctgctgtgctatcgctccagcctcctgaaAGCAGTTttaatgctcgggggaccatatgggatgctgggaattgaacccaggtctgccacgtgcaagacaaacaccctacctgctgtgctatggctccagcccccttcaggaGTCTTAACCATCGATctgttcagggctcactgctgtTTAGATCACACCCAGGCCCACTCAGGCCCAGACCAGTTCATACCGCACTCCTCAGGTTTCCCTAAATGTTCAGGGGAAGGGGCTGGAATGTCAGGCGGTGGGGAAAGCCACACAGCACAGCGACAGTGCTGTCCCGGGTCTCGGAGCTGCCGCGTTTCTGCTGCAGGTGAAACTTGAGAGCAATTTTGCCTCCATCGTGTTTGCCATCATGGTGCTGGAGGGGCTTGGCCGCTCACTGGACCCCAAGCTGGACATTCTGGATGCCGCCAAACCCTTCCTGCTGAAAGGActggccgccgccgccccctgACCGGAGCCCCGGGCCACAGTCCCCTCCGCTGGAATGCTTGCGAACCGGGAGTGTGGGCTTCCCATgcggaaggagggggagggagatgtCTCCATCCAGTCGGGGCCAAGGGCACCTTAATTCAGGGACAATGCTTggtggaggagaagaaagaataaacttattttgtttccttctgtttcttttctcacCCCTTCTACTGAAAGGTGCCTAGTTCGCAGACGCTGACATTTCAATTACATacacaggggctagagaaatagcacaggggttaggttGCTTGCCTGTAGGTAGCCAATGAGGGttgtttgatcctcggcactaccaagagtggcccctgagcactgcagggcgtgaCCAAAAATCTATTTCCACAGAATGCCAGTGGACAGGGCCAGTTTCTTTCCTATAAGTACCCACGATTGTCACACGGACAGTGCCACCAGTAACCAAGGTCCTGCAGGTCCTATGCAAGTAGGGCCAGTTTCACTGAACTTCAAATAGTCTTCTTGATAGTTTTTTGTTAACTGATTTGTTGCTGAATTTTATTACAAGGTCAAAAGCAGCAAGCAAGGGCCGGCAAGAGTAACATACAGGTTCAGGGCCCTGCCTCGCAAGCAAGCATGTGGTCACGAGTTCAGCCGCAGGGTACTACAAGTTCACCCCCTGGGCATCACGTGTGCCAAGCGTGATCCTGGCAGAGATCCTGCGTGCGGTGCAGAGCCGACAGGCAATTCCCTGCTGCGATGCCGCCTGGAGCACGTAAGCGCCGCAGAAAGGGTTGTGCAAGCCTGGCCCCGGCCTGCAGCGGCCCCGAGCACGACCACCACGACCTGCAAACCACGGCTGCGACCGCACACAAAGCAGCCCCCAGCCGGCTGACGGAAAGCAGCTGAGTGCGCAGCCCAGGTGATAACGCCAGCTTGCCAGCCCACAAGCGGGAGGacctgggggcggggagtgggggtggggtggtcacTGCTGGTCATCAAGCTCACCAGTAAGAATCTGCccgttcgggggctggagtgatagcagttcatagggtgtttgccttgcacgcggccgacccggggttcgattcccagcatcccatatggtcccctgagcaccgccaggagtagttcctgagtgcagagccaggaggaacccctgtgcatcgccgggtgtgaccccaaaaaagcaaaaataaataaataagtaattaaattaaattttacttaaaagaaaaaaaaaagaatctgtccgTTCGGTCACGCTGGGAAACTATCTGGAGACCCGTGCACACACTACGAACAGAACTTCCATGTAAATACCCGACAATCTCGCTCAAATGCGGAATACACGGAAACAAGCCAGAAGGAAACGGGTCCAGCCACTGGCCCGGGCTACCGACGCAGAGACGAGAGTGAccgggggctggcggggcggcggggcgcacGGAGGCGGTAAGGGGGCTCTCGAGTACCGCAGCTGCGACACCGCGGTCAGAAATGACTAGAAATAAGGTGCAACAGCAGCCGGGAGCTCTGGAAGCACCGGAGCAGCCGAGGCCCGCGCAGGGCCGGTGGGGACGCGGCACAGGCCGGCACGGGCCGGACGTGGGGCGGCCCCGAGTCCTGGCGCGGTGTTGGGTTTCCCCAGGGCCCACGGCGTGTCCgcgggccgcccccgcccgccacaCGCCCCACCTCCCCGGACGACGTGACGCGGGGCCGCGAGCGGCGCAGGCCGATGACGTCAGGCGGGCGTGGGGAAGTGACGTCGCGGAGGCGCGGCGGGCACGGCTGGGTGGACGCGGGCTGGCATGTCGGCGTTGACGCGAGTAGCGCCCTTCGTTCGCCTCGGACGCCGCCTCTTCAGGGGCGTCCGTGCGCAGGAGGCGGGGGGCGCCGGAGTCCGCCGGTGAGTGTCGGCGGGGGCCGAGGCTTCGCCTCCTGGGAAGGGAAAGTGCCCGTGTCCGGGGCGCCCTCACCTTGACGCGCGGCTCTGGGACCTTGCGGCGACCCCTCGCCCCGAGGCATGCTGGGATTTGTAGTgcggccgcgcggggcggggcctgtgtgGGGCGGGGTTTGCGGGTGTGAGAGGCGGGGTTTGAGGGTAAGGGGCGGAActtgggcggggcctgggcggggcctgggcgggtcCGGCTCCGTTGCCTGAGCTCATATTAAATACCGCGTCAACCCATCCCTACTGCGGATTCGATCCCCGCCACCCCATATGTCCCTCCTCGCGTCCCCTGacccgccaggagagatctctgagcatacagcctggagtaaaccctgagtattttcaggtatagcccccaaacaaacaaccccccactTTCACCCaagcgggggccagagagatggtacagggctacctagcacttaccttgtatgctgcggacccaggtccgatccccggtatcccgtatggtcccccgagcccactagaagtgatttctgagcgcagagccaggagtaaccccagcaccgataggtatgacccccaaaccaaacagaacaaaGGTCTTCCCTACCCCGGAGCTGGTCCTGAGAGTTCCCAGGTGAATGTGGCTTAGAGGAGGTGAGGACACACCTCGTGGAGAAGACAGCGTCTGGCTGGTGCTTTGAGGCCTCCAGTGGGGGTCCGGGAGTGACAGAGGCTAGGAGGGGACCCCTCcggtgggcgggggagggaatGGCAAAGCGGCCAGAGACCTGGCTCAGCGAGCACGGGTGGAGGTGATAGCGACTTTTGgagatttggtttgttttgggccacgcccagcggtgtCCAAGGAAACACGTGGTGCGAGATTTGAATCCTGAGTGTGTGCCCTCCTTTGAGACATCCCACCCCCATATCTTAGCGATTTAATTTTTTTGCGTTTTtgtgtcactcctggccatgcttggggctaactcctggctctgagctcagggaccaccgCAGCGGGTCCTCGGGGTGCTGGCGATGGAACCTGGACCAGCTGTTTGCCAGGCGAGCGTCCTGCCTGTTGAACTAGCTCCCCTAAGTTTTtgttcaaaaaattttaagttttggagccacacgGACACATCCGGTGGCGGCTTGGCCAACTAGTGGTTCCAAAGTAGTGCCCAAGAATGGGGCGATGCTCGGACCCCGTGGTGCGGGGACGAGGCCCTGGTGCGTGCCAGGCCCTGTCCTGACCCGTGTCATCTCCGGCCTGAGCCCGATGCTTGGACCCTCACTCCTGCCGCAGGGCCGCGAGCTCGCAGGGAGGGAACCTCAGGCCTCGCCTTTGGAGAGTCCGGCGGGTCCTGGCTGCTCCGCTGGTCCGAGGCAGCCTCAGAGAAGCGGCTGCTTGCGGGGGCGTGTGCGGGAGGAGCGCGAGGGTGGGCTTCTGGCCTCTGAGCCGCCTTTCGCCGCCCCAGGGCCGGCGGCGGGGTGCACATCGAGCCCCGCTACCGCCAGTTCCCGGAGCTGACGCGCTCGCAGGTGGTCCAGGCCGAGTTCTTCAGCGGCCTCATGTGGTTCTGGATCCTCTGGCGCCTCTGGCACGACTACGACGCGGTGCTGGTGAGTGCCACGGGAcgagctggggggggaggggggagggtaatCGACTCCGCCCGGGTAATCGACTCGTTTCTTtgctggtttggttttgggctactcctggctctaagctcaggagtcactccgggtGGGCTTGGGAATAGGGGCAGCtcgggtgcaaggcaagggcctagCCG
The nucleotide sequence above comes from Sorex araneus isolate mSorAra2 chromosome 1, mSorAra2.pri, whole genome shotgun sequence. Encoded proteins:
- the ADCK2 gene encoding uncharacterized aarF domain-containing protein kinase 2 isoform X1, producing the protein MGTPWRVWVRAWSWRLRRAGLRGELLCTAPGLAGRARRDRLCWLLVGAFPRLLSAPGEPAEAGRGRPGPQSWGEPAGRGPSGRSSPEPWPGSLLRYLRIGLRAASLLLRFFPLVALYPLTYLAPGATGLWLHLLLKATEAAGPTYIKLGQWASTRRDVFSEAFCARFSRLHVRVTPHPWAHTELFLRQAFGDDWGKVLHFSQREPVGSGCVAQVYKAHADPGFLEQKLPGPSPWDPAGSLADQSLVERLLLPRTAPLPPNAVTSQPPEPAHLPGQAHLIPVAVKVLHPGLISQVQMDLQLMKMGSRLLGLLPGVQWLSLPEIVEEFEKLMVQQIDLRYEARNLEHFQCNFLNVNSVKFPTPLRPFVTREVLVETYEESVPVSSFQQAGTPVPVKRKIARLGINMLLKMIFVDNFVHADLHPGNILVQGAEGSPEGQGPPLPPAAAPHPLRLVLLDAGIVAELQAADLSNFRAVFTAVALGQGQRVAELILHHARASECKDVEAFKAEMARLVTQAREKTITLEKLQVSSLLSSVFKLLMTHKVKSSKQGPARVTYRFRALPRKQACGHEFSRRVLQVHPLGITCAKRDPGRDPACGAEPTGNSLLRCRLEHVSAAERVVQAWPRPAAAPSTTTTTCKPRLRPHTKQPPAG
- the ADCK2 gene encoding uncharacterized aarF domain-containing protein kinase 2 isoform X2; the encoded protein is MGTPWRVWVRAWSWRLRRAGLRGELLCTAPGLAGRARRDRLCWLLVGAFPRLLSAPGEPAEAGRGRPGPQSWGEPAGRGPSGRSSPEPWPGSLLRYLRIGLRAASLLLRFFPLVALYPLTYLAPGATGLWLHLLLKATEAAGPTYIKLGQWASTRRDVFSEAFCARFSRLHVRVTPHPWAHTELFLRQAFGDDWGKVLHFSQREPVGSGCVAQVYKAHADPGFLEQKLPGPSPWDPAGSLADQSLVERLLLPRTAPLPPNAVTSQPPEPAHLPGQAHLIPVAVKVLHPGLISQVQMDLQLMKMGSRLLGLLPGVQWLSLPEIVEEFEKLMVQQIDLRYEARNLEHFQCNFLNVNSVKFPTPLRPFVTREVLVETYEESVPVSSFQQAGTPVPVKRKIARLGINMLLKMIFVDNFVHADLHPGNILVQGAEGSPEGQGPPLPPAAAPHPLRLVLLDAGIVAELQAADLSNFRAVFTAVALGQGQRVAELILHHARASECKDVEAFKAEMARLVTQAREKTITLEKLQVSSLLSSVFKLLMTHKVKLESNFASIVFAIMVLEGLGRSLDPKLDILDAAKPFLLKGLAAAAP
- the NDUFB2 gene encoding NADH dehydrogenase [ubiquinone] 1 beta subcomplex subunit 2, mitochondrial is translated as MSALTRVAPFVRLGRRLFRGVRAQEAGGAGVRRAGGGVHIEPRYRQFPELTRSQVVQAEFFSGLMWFWILWRLWHDYDAVLGHFPYPDPSQWTDEELGILPDDED